The Euphorbia lathyris chromosome 8, ddEupLath1.1, whole genome shotgun sequence genome has a window encoding:
- the LOC136202146 gene encoding uncharacterized protein translates to MIPKQRECRRSFKTPWNEPLLSVKSPTLSPKQDFLASKIGMELNTISESQHIPNSPKLQMKPKQEISAMTEIVNLDDIGTDDEGFVFTPLSTKGKTRRTAISVEQYTVERDLNLAIMASLNSTKEQKNFVDLSQDNRNLFYNVDDYDDNLDFDVRVLNFKPRFAGKKRFKASVVEKGQSSKSNNEPEFLCEICFDPKPKGESFSINGCTHSYCKDCMANYVKSKLQENISQISCPVPNCSGLLEPHDCRSILPLEVFDRWGNALCEALILGSQKFYCPYKDCSVMLIDDGGEIIRESECPNCRRMFCAQCKVPWHAQIQCAEFQKLHKDEREKEDIMLMKLAENKQWRRCPTCRIFVERTQGCRFMKCRCGASFCYGCGTEKISITSHYCNFCKG, encoded by the exons ATGATCCCAAAACAGAGAGAGTGTAGGAGAAGTTTCAAAACACCTTGGAATGAACCGCTACTGTCAGTGAAGAGTCCTACACTTTCACCCAAACAGGACTTCTTAGCTTCCAAAATTGGGATGGAATTGAACACGATTTCGGAATCGCAACACATCCCTAATTCCCCAAAACTACAGATGAAGCCAAAGCAGGAGATTTCCGCCATGACTGAGATTGTAAACCTAGATGATATCGGAACTGATGATGAAGGGTTTGTCTTCACACCCTTATCAACCAAAGGCAAAACCAGGCGAACGGCAATTTCCGTTGAGCAGTACACTGTAGAAAGAGACCTCAACCTTGCTATTATGGCCTCCCTCAATTCCACAAAGGAGCAAAAAAATTTCGTTGATCTCTCTCAGGATAATCGCAACTTATTCTACAATGTTGATGATTATGATGATAATCTTGACTTCGATGTTCGGGTGCTTAACTTCAAACCCCGATTTGCAGGAAAAAAACGCTTCAAAGCCTCGGTGGTCGAAAAGGGGCAGTCTTCAAAATCCAACAACGAACCGGAATTCCTCTGTGAGATATGCTTTGATCCTAAGCCTAAAGGTGAGTCATTTTCCATCAATGGTTGCACTCATTCTTACTGTAAAGATTGTATGGCCAATTACGTAAAGTCGAAGTTACAAGAGAATATATCCCAAATTTCATGTCCTGTTCCAAATTGTTCTGGCTTATTGGAACCCCATGATTGCCGTTCGATTCTACCTCTGGAAGTGTTTGATAGGTGGGGCAATGCTTTGTGTGAAGCCTTAATTCTTGGCTCTCAAAAATTTTACTGCCCTTATAAGGATTGTTCAGTGATGTTAATTGATGATGGAGGTGAGATTATAAGGGAATCTGAGTGCCCTAATTGCAGAAGAATGTTTTGTGCACAATGTAAAGTCCCTTGGCATGCTCAGATTCAATGTGCggaatttcaaaaattgcaCAAGGATGAGAGGGAAAAGGAAGATATAATGCTGATGAAGCTAGCAGAGAACAAGCAATGGAGGAGGTGCCCTACATGTAGGATTTTTGTTGAGAGAACTCAAGGTTGCAGATTTATGAAATGCAG GTGTGGAGCTTCATTCTGTTATGGCTGTGGAACTGAAAAAATAAGCATTACCTCCCATTACTGTAATTTCTGCAAGGGTTAG